Proteins encoded in a region of the Cyanobacteria bacterium FACHB-DQ100 genome:
- a CDS encoding DDE-type integrase/transposase/recombinase encodes KNAAYPVAIDELKQDQTLKTETELRQSRYLNNRIEQDYRKIKRIVRPMMGFQSFNTAKRTLRGIEAMAMIRKGQVKGISQGDIVSQAQFISELFGARA; translated from the coding sequence ATAAAAACGCGGCTTATCCCGTTGCCATTGATGAATTGAAGCAAGATCAAACATTGAAAACTGAGACCGAATTGCGGCAGAGCAGATACTTGAACAACAGGATTGAGCAAGACTATCGGAAAATCAAACGGATTGTGAGACCGATGATGGGATTTCAATCATTTAACACAGCAAAGAGAACGTTGCGAGGAATTGAAGCAATGGCGATGATTCGCAAAGGACAAGTGAAAGGAATCAGTCAAGGGGATATTGTATCTCAAGCACAGTTTATCAGCGAACTCTTTGGAGCGAGGGCTTAA